One stretch of Dromaius novaehollandiae isolate bDroNov1 unplaced genomic scaffold, bDroNov1.hap1 HAP1_SCAFFOLD_36, whole genome shotgun sequence DNA includes these proteins:
- the LOC135326577 gene encoding maestro heat-like repeat-containing protein family member 2B, with product MAASDVLVALARSHFDSVMYELQCRLRALGEISEDLVFVTLGKLASSYALRCVPFVGMTLFALRTMLSQVGSSRTLRAVCSVLEQWSKAVNTYLGAWEQCSFPRMGQAQFCSSVSPLFLHVVGSWLGCEEEEAKQAVLGAMAAMMGLLVREEEHRERVWEQLPWLLGQYQQVQDTFQVTKALSYFLEILGEVQIPIPQDEVQAVGTAVHHQLSDGSKQHSGEHRSELSSCVLLLARVCPEDTVAFLRSQLGSGSEAAHVVSLDLLRALVRPTAAERGQSLPLLVRAVRCALGDPSRKVARAVLRFTKELLSCSVQSCSAWDLVAHVFATFSQASGRLAQGKLSQAEAQEAADLQALCLDILRSLDVSVRGMTKLLWPRLLQYVVPAQYTGTLVPLCRCLRELAESRGRAGGEDGEEEPDVVASRERAKLPRPQALLARLLVVAAAPHTGGGCGVAALRLLQALSAEIHGAVGMVWAVKIPFLLQCLEGQSESCLDSAEWEQLLLKFLRTSLETIESQAWTMGLSFELSQQTGSYPRLSRKQAFLYKAVGVSLAACQHVPYVRGEMKKYLSRTNYLEASEREAMISVLGGSAESHFHLALEVVQEFGASMEERPVSGAFKRLKEYHQGKRAGRHMALVLAYGQIALCAPPEQLLARVESDVVGRILQHYRASCQVLGFSFSTKVSPAPRGLARCPSRTPFPSQACRTRPPAPQAGGRGSPRGR from the exons ATGGCCGCCAGCGACGTCCTGGTGGCTCTGGCCCGCTCCCACTTCGACAGCGTCATGTACGAGCTGCAGTGCCGCCTGAGGGCCCTGGGAGAGATCTCCGAGGACCTCGTGTTCGTCACCTTGGGCAAGCTGGCCAGCAGCTACG ccctgcggtgcgtccccttcgtgggcatgacgctcttcgccctgcgcacgatgctgagccaggtggggagcagccggaccctgcgcgccgtctgcagcg TCCTGGAGCAGTGGTCGAAGGCCGTGAACACCTACCTGGGCGCCTGGGAGCAATGCAGCTTCCCGCGCATGGGGCAGGCCCAGTTCTGCAGCAGCGTTTCCCCACTCTTCCTCCACGTggtggggagctggctgggctgcgaggaggaggag gccaaGCAGGCCGTCCTGGGGGCGATGGCTGCCATGATGGGCCTCCTTGTGCGCGAGGAAGAGCACCGCGAGCGCGtgtgggagcagctcccctggctcctgggccagtatcaGCAGGTCCAGGACACTTTCCAGGTGACCAAG GCTCTGAGTTATTTCCTGGAGATTTTGGGGGAAGTGCAGATCCCCATCCCCCAGGACGAGGTCCAGGCCGTCGGCACCGCTGTGCACCACCAG ctcagtgatgggagcaagcagcacagcggggagcaccggtcggagctgtcctcctgcgtcctgctgctgg CCCGAGTTTGCCCTGAGGACACGGTGGCCTTTCTGCGCTCGCAGCTGGGGAGTGGGAGCGAGGCCGCTCACGTGGTGTCCTTGGATCTGCTCAGAGCCCTGGTGCGCCCCACAG cagcagagagaggccagagcctgcccctgctcGTGCGGGCGGTGCGCTGCGCGCTGGGAGACCCCAGCAGGAAG GTGGCGAGGGCAGTTCTGCGCTTCACCAaggagctgctcagctgcagcgTCCAGAGCTGCTCGGCCTGGGATCTGGTGGCCCACGTCTTCGCCACGTTCAGCCAGGCCTCCGGCAGATTG GCGCAGGGAAAGCTGTCTCAAGCAGAAGCGCaggaagcagcagatcttcaagcCCTGTGCTTGGACATCCTGCGCTCTCTGGATGTCTCCGTCCGGGGGATGACCAAA ctcctgtggccgcgGCTCCTGCAGTACGTGGTGCCAGCCCAGTACACCGGCACATTGGTGCCGCTCTGCCGGTGCCTGCGAGAGCTGGCCGAGagccgggggagagcagggggcgaGGACGGAGAGGAGGAGCCCGATGTCGTGGCCTCCCGGGAGCGAG CCAAGCTGCCGaggccgcaggccctgctggctcgcctgctg gtggTTGCGGCGGCTCCTCACACCGGTGGCGGCTGCGGCGTcgctgccctgcggctgctgcaggCCCTGTCCGCAGAGATCCACGGCGCCGTGGGGATGGTGTGGGCCGTGAAgatccccttcctgctgcagtgcctggaag GGCAAAGCGAGAGCTGCCTGGACTCTGCcgagtgggagcagctcctgcttaaG TTCCTGAGGACGTCTCTGGAGACGATCGAGAGCCAGGCCTGGACCATGGGCCTGAGCTTTGagctcagccagcagacgggCAGCTACCCCCGGCTGTCCCGGAAGCAG GCCTTCCTGTATAAAGCTgtcggggtgtccctggcagcgtgtCAGCATGTCCCCTATGTCCGCGGGGAAATGAAGAAGTATCTCTCAAGGACAAATTACTTGGAGGcgtctgagagagag gcaatgatttctgttttgggcggctctgccgagagccacttccaccttgccttggaggtggtgcaggagtTTGGGGCGTCCATGGAGGAAAGACCAGTGTCTGGGGCTTTCAAACGCCTGAAG GAATaccaccaggggaagagagcgggGAGGCACATGGCCCTCGTGCTGGCCTACGGCCAGATCGCGCTCTGCgcccccccggagcagctcctggcccgcgTGGAGAGCGACGTCGTGGGGCGCATCCTGCAGCACTACCGCgccagctgccag gtgctgggcttctccttctccaccaaggtaagtcctgccccccggggcctTGCTCGCTGCCCTTCCCGCACCCCTTTCCCATCGCAGGCGTGCCGGactcgccctcccgctccccaggccgggggccgggggtctcCTCGCGGTAGGTAG